ATTTTTTCTCCTAAAAGTTTTTTTATATAACCTTTTGCTCTATTTAAAGCCTTTTCTACTTCTTTTATATCTCCCTCATAAACTGTAAAATAAATGATTGCTTTTTTCAAATCTTCTCCAATTTTTACTTCAGTAATGGTGATAAATTGTTTTAGTGCAGGGTCATTTAATTCATGCATAATTATTTCTGATATGACTTCTTGTAAAAGACTGGCAACTTTTTTAGATCTATAGGACATTGAAGTTTTTAATAGGAAATAAAATCTATTTCAGCTTTAATAATTTCAATATTTCCGTCATTTTTTATAAAGTTTAAAATAGAAGTAAGTTTGCTATCCACAAATTTTTGATCTTTTCCAACTATACTTATACCAAGAGTTGTTTTTTGCCAAAGATCATGACCATCAACTTCAGCTAAGGATATTTTTTTAAATTGAGATTCTAATTTATGGATAAGAGCTTTTAATATTTTTCTTTTTGATTTTAAAGAATTTGGCTCAGGGAAAAAGATTTCTATTTTTGCTATCCCTACCACCATTTTAAAGCTCCGGAGCAACTTCTTTTATTTCGAAAGCCTCAATAATGTCTCCTTCTTTAATATCTTGAAAGTTTTCTATTCTCAATCCACATTCATATCCTGCTGCAACTTCTTTTACATCTTCTTTAAAACGTTTTAGAGAAGCAATATTTCCTGTAAAGATTACTACTCCATCTCTAATAACCCTTACTTTATTATTTCTACTAATTGTTCCTTCCTTTACATAACAACCGGCAACTATACCAATTTTGGGGATTTTAAAAGTAGCTCTTACTTCAGCAACGCCTGTAATATGTTCTACAAGTTTAGGTTCAAGAAGACCTACCATAGCTTTTTTAATGTCATCTATGAGCTGATATATGACATCATAAAATTTTATTTCAACCTTTTCTTCCTTAGCAACATTTTTTGCATTAGGAGTGGGTTTCACATTAAAACCAACCACTATTGCATTAGAAGCTGAGGCAAGCATTACATCACTTTCTGAAATGGCTCCAATTCCAGCACGTATAATATTAATTTTTACTTTATCGGTAGAAAGTTTTGATAAAGAACTTTTTAATGCTTCCAAAGTTCCTTGAGTATCTGCTTTTAAAACAATATTTAATTCCTTTATTTCTCCTTCTTTAAGTTTTTCAAAAAGTTTTTCTAAAGAAATTTTAACTTCTTTAGCAGCTTCAGCTTCACGGGCTTTTCTTTGACGATATTCTGCTATTTTTCTTGCTTTTTCTTCTTCATCAACTACTATAAAGTCGTCTCCAGCTTGGGGAACATCTTCAAATCCAAGTATCTCTACAGGAATTGAAGGTGTAGCAGTTTTTATTCTATTTCCATAACTATCAAACATAGCTCTTACTCTTCCATAGGTAAGCCCAGCTACAAAAACATCCCCTTCTCTTAAGGTTCCTTCTTGAACAATAACAGTAGCTACAGGTCCTCTACCTTTATCAAGTTTACTTTCAATAATTCTTCCCCTTGCAGGTCTATCATAAGCAGCTTTAAGATCAAGCATTTCCGCTTGTAAAAGAACAAGCTCTAAAAGTTCCTCTATTCCTATTCTTTTTTTTG
The window above is part of the Thermodesulfobacterium geofontis OPF15 genome. Proteins encoded here:
- the rbfA gene encoding 30S ribosome-binding factor RbfA, encoding MSYRSKKVASLLQEVISEIIMHELNDPALKQFITITEVKIGEDLKKAIIYFTVYEGDIKEVEKALNRAKGYIKKLLGEKITLKYLPDIEFRQDDKLEKEKRLDELFAKISKKL
- a CDS encoding DUF503 domain-containing protein, whose product is MVVGIAKIEIFFPEPNSLKSKRKILKALIHKLESQFKKISLAEVDGHDLWQKTTLGISIVGKDQKFVDSKLTSILNFIKNDGNIEIIKAEIDFISY